One Bosea sp. 685 DNA segment encodes these proteins:
- a CDS encoding TetR/AcrR family transcriptional regulator encodes MSEILERAIKSTSRNRRIAGADPDKRRQILDGALEVFTARGFDAASVSDIAAAANVSKSTLYVYFEDKEHLFVALIEREREAQKRGLYEILNNDLDLAHGLAGFGEGLARMLTSDFAVSAHRIVLGVAERMPDLGKEFYERGPGYGTQCLAGYLGRQVEKGVLDIDDTELAAVQFVDLCQSTLVRPRLFNAKRSPAPEAEIKRVVTSAVTMFLARYARDAGKSKA; translated from the coding sequence ATGAGCGAAATACTTGAGCGAGCCATTAAGTCGACATCGCGGAATCGGCGCATCGCGGGAGCTGACCCCGACAAGCGCCGCCAGATCCTCGACGGCGCGCTCGAGGTCTTCACGGCGCGCGGCTTCGACGCGGCGAGCGTGAGCGACATCGCGGCCGCTGCGAATGTCTCCAAGAGCACGCTCTATGTCTATTTCGAGGATAAGGAGCATCTCTTCGTCGCCCTGATCGAGCGCGAGCGCGAGGCGCAGAAGCGCGGCCTTTACGAGATCCTGAACAACGATCTCGATCTCGCCCATGGGCTGGCGGGCTTCGGCGAGGGGCTGGCGCGCATGCTGACCAGCGATTTCGCCGTCAGCGCCCACCGCATCGTGCTCGGCGTCGCCGAGCGCATGCCCGATCTCGGCAAGGAGTTCTACGAGCGCGGCCCCGGATACGGCACCCAATGCCTCGCGGGTTACCTCGGCCGCCAGGTCGAGAAGGGCGTGCTCGACATCGACGACACCGAGCTCGCAGCCGTGCAGTTCGTCGATCTCTGCCAGTCGACCCTGGTGCGCCCGCGCCTGTTCAACGCCAAGCGCAGCCCCGCCCCCGAGGCCGAGATCAAGCGCGTCGTTACCTCGGCCGTCACGATGTTCCTCGCCCGCTATGCGCGAGACGCTGGAAAATCGAAGGCTTGA
- a CDS encoding HlyD family secretion protein, with protein MSAETITDQRRDRLKLVDPAMDTTQPAHARQPGEAAPQDAAETAAAPKAKRGGVRRAGLLLLVTAAVGVGAWYGVEWWKNGRFIVSTDDAYVGAEMATISAKLAANIATVSVVQNQEVKAGQPLVALDDGDWRLALGSAKAKSATATATLLRIDSQIEAGRAALVQARAQQTSAEAAVTRTAADFDRANSLAAKSYGSQATLDAARAGRDQAVASLASAKAGVVQADANVEVLKAQSVEAARQADELKVAEQKAERDLTFTKIAAPIDGLVANTNVQLGDLVSAGKRLMSIVPLDQVYVDANFKETQVGPLKIGDKASITVDALPGQVFEGKVSGIAGGTGSVFTLLPPDNATGNFTKIVQRVPVRIALAPESAGKHVLRPGMSVVVSIDPRPASQR; from the coding sequence ATGTCCGCCGAGACCATCACCGACCAGCGTCGCGACCGGCTCAAGCTGGTCGACCCCGCGATGGATACCACACAGCCCGCCCATGCCCGCCAGCCCGGCGAGGCTGCGCCCCAGGACGCGGCCGAGACGGCTGCGGCGCCGAAGGCGAAGCGCGGTGGGGTGCGCCGGGCCGGCCTGCTGCTGCTGGTGACGGCGGCGGTGGGCGTCGGCGCCTGGTACGGCGTCGAGTGGTGGAAGAATGGCCGCTTCATCGTCTCGACCGACGACGCCTATGTCGGCGCCGAGATGGCGACGATCTCGGCCAAGCTCGCGGCCAATATCGCGACGGTCTCCGTGGTGCAGAACCAGGAGGTCAAGGCCGGCCAACCGCTGGTGGCGCTCGATGATGGCGACTGGCGTCTTGCGCTGGGCAGCGCCAAGGCCAAGAGCGCGACCGCCACCGCGACGCTGCTGCGCATCGACAGCCAGATTGAAGCCGGCCGTGCCGCGCTGGTGCAGGCGCGCGCCCAGCAGACTTCGGCCGAGGCGGCCGTCACCCGCACGGCTGCCGATTTCGATCGTGCCAACAGCCTTGCCGCCAAATCCTACGGTTCGCAGGCCACGCTCGACGCCGCCAGGGCGGGGCGCGACCAGGCTGTCGCCTCTCTGGCGAGCGCCAAGGCCGGCGTCGTGCAAGCTGACGCCAATGTCGAGGTGCTGAAGGCGCAGAGCGTCGAGGCGGCTCGCCAGGCCGACGAACTCAAGGTGGCCGAGCAGAAAGCCGAGCGCGACCTCACCTTCACCAAGATCGCCGCGCCGATTGACGGCCTCGTCGCCAACACCAATGTCCAGCTCGGCGATCTCGTCAGCGCCGGCAAGCGCCTGATGTCGATCGTCCCGCTCGACCAGGTCTATGTCGATGCGAACTTCAAGGAGACGCAGGTCGGCCCGCTGAAGATCGGCGACAAGGCCTCGATCACGGTCGATGCGCTGCCCGGTCAGGTCTTCGAGGGCAAGGTCAGCGGCATCGCCGGCGGCACGGGCTCGGTCTTCACGCTGCTGCCGCCCGACAATGCGACGGGCAACTTCACCAAGATCGTCCAGCGCGTGCCGGTGCGCATCGCGCTTGCGCCGGAATCGGCCGGCAAGCATGTGCTGCGCCCGGGCATGTCGGTCGTGGTGAGCATCGATCCGCGGCCTGCTTCGCAGCGCTGA